A window of Polyangiaceae bacterium contains these coding sequences:
- a CDS encoding SDR family oxidoreductase yields the protein MAERLAGKRCLVTGGSRGLGRALCEAMAREGARVAFTYSEDDQDAEDARNAIAALGSEPRVFKGSVADSAHVQRVIKELVTDWQGIDVLVNNAGITQVLPIALLDEADWDLVMDVNVKGAYLMSRAVLRHMIKQKRGHILNIGNFASERVIEAPVHYAASKAALRGFTEALAREVGRYNVQVNLLAPGLLETGMGQALPLHRKKEYLEQCALGRFGTTQELAELCVFLLSDENQLMHGAKLVVDGAL from the coding sequence GTGGCTGAGCGCCTGGCTGGCAAGCGCTGCCTGGTGACTGGCGGCTCGCGTGGCCTCGGTCGCGCCCTGTGCGAAGCCATGGCCCGCGAAGGCGCACGCGTCGCCTTCACCTACTCCGAAGACGACCAAGACGCAGAGGACGCTCGCAACGCGATCGCAGCGCTGGGGAGCGAGCCGCGGGTGTTCAAGGGCTCCGTCGCAGACTCCGCGCACGTGCAGCGCGTGATCAAGGAGCTGGTAACTGACTGGCAAGGCATCGACGTGTTGGTGAACAACGCCGGCATCACCCAGGTGCTGCCCATCGCGCTGCTCGATGAAGCCGATTGGGACCTCGTGATGGACGTCAACGTCAAGGGCGCCTACCTGATGAGCCGCGCGGTGCTGCGCCACATGATCAAGCAGAAGCGCGGCCACATCTTGAACATCGGTAACTTCGCTTCGGAGCGGGTGATCGAAGCCCCGGTGCACTACGCCGCGAGTAAAGCCGCGCTGCGCGGTTTCACCGAAGCGCTCGCGCGTGAGGTCGGGCGCTACAACGTGCAGGTCAACTTGCTCGCGCCGGGGCTGCTCGAGACCGGCATGGGACAGGCGCTGCCGCTCCACCGCAAGAAGGAGTACCTCGAACAGTGCGCCCTCGGACGCTTTGGCACCACGCAGGAGCTGGCGGAGCTGTGCGTATTCTTGTTGAGCGATGAAAACCAGCTGATGCACGGCGCGAAGCTCGTCGTGGACGGCGCACTGTAA
- a CDS encoding aminotransferase class III-fold pyridoxal phosphate-dependent enzyme, which translates to MEDYKDLLRHGFDEYRDFINPLISERAALAGEPLKVIRTEEGRIATAKSDWIEDLHGTQAFGHKPAPIIQAMREYLESDAPSWYPARVNPFAGRLARRLAERTGYDNAFFGCTGSDAVEAALKLSRALTKRPKLLALTGGYHGCSYGSVSLMSPGYLRDPFAPFVEGAAHLEFGDVDALRSALRAEDVACVVVEPIQGEGGVRALPRGYIEALCELTKKHGTLLVADEVQTGLGRAGQGFLASERWPRRPDIALLAKHLGGGLMPISAMLTRRELFEQAYGAHFASGESHNTTMGFNALSAVAALSALELLTPELMTRVIDLGARFKLELATALKSSPLVREVRGSGFMLGVSLDSLDHPWLSFEHFGFSDLKHKSVMAPLVCHRLYPRGYFAFSCGHDWSILRMQPRFNIPEERLLAIPDVLREAIDYLESLG; encoded by the coding sequence ATGGAAGACTACAAGGACCTCCTGCGCCACGGCTTCGATGAGTACCGTGACTTCATCAACCCGCTGATCTCCGAGCGCGCCGCCTTGGCGGGAGAGCCGCTCAAGGTGATCCGCACGGAAGAGGGCCGCATCGCCACGGCCAAGTCGGACTGGATCGAAGATCTCCACGGCACCCAGGCCTTTGGCCACAAGCCAGCGCCCATCATTCAGGCCATGCGTGAATACCTGGAGAGCGACGCGCCCTCCTGGTACCCCGCGCGGGTCAATCCGTTTGCGGGGCGCCTCGCGCGGCGCCTCGCTGAGCGCACCGGCTACGACAACGCGTTCTTCGGTTGCACCGGTAGTGACGCCGTGGAGGCGGCGCTCAAGCTCTCGCGGGCGCTCACGAAGCGGCCCAAGCTCTTGGCGCTGACGGGCGGCTACCATGGCTGCTCCTACGGCAGCGTGAGCCTGATGTCCCCAGGCTACCTGAGAGATCCCTTCGCTCCGTTCGTCGAGGGCGCAGCGCATCTCGAGTTCGGCGACGTGGACGCGCTACGCAGCGCCCTGCGGGCGGAAGACGTCGCCTGTGTCGTCGTCGAGCCGATTCAAGGTGAAGGTGGCGTTCGCGCGTTACCTCGAGGATATATCGAAGCGCTGTGTGAGTTGACCAAAAAGCACGGCACGCTCTTGGTGGCCGATGAAGTACAAACCGGTCTCGGACGCGCGGGACAGGGCTTTTTGGCTTCGGAGCGCTGGCCCCGGCGCCCGGACATCGCGCTGCTCGCGAAGCACCTCGGCGGCGGCCTGATGCCCATCAGCGCCATGCTCACGCGACGCGAGCTCTTCGAGCAGGCCTATGGCGCGCACTTCGCCAGCGGGGAGAGCCACAACACCACCATGGGCTTCAATGCCCTGAGCGCCGTTGCGGCCCTCAGCGCTCTCGAGCTACTGACGCCGGAGCTCATGACGCGGGTGATCGATCTGGGCGCACGCTTCAAGCTGGAGCTCGCGACCGCACTGAAGAGCTCGCCGCTGGTGCGCGAGGTGCGCGGCTCGGGCTTCATGCTCGGTGTCTCCTTGGACAGCCTGGATCACCCGTGGCTGTCCTTCGAACACTTTGGCTTCAGCGACCTCAAACACAAGAGCGTGATGGCGCCCCTCGTGTGTCACCGCTTGTATCCGCGTGGTTACTTTGCCTTCTCCTGCGGACATGACTGGAGCATCCTGCGCATGCAGCCCCGCTTCAACATCCCTGAGGAGCGGCTGTTGGCGATCCCCGACGTTTTGCGTGAGGCAATCGACTACCTGGAGTCCTTAGGATGA
- a CDS encoding SDR family oxidoreductase: MTRTALVLGGSGYVGSEVVRRLTARDVHTHFTFHASEKQAAELQAATSAQAHRVDLRRPEAIQALFDELGAQGVTPDVLIHCAAVLDTSAPDGISNGDLDEAYAVICRSALLASQLAARGMNDGGDIVLVGALDRAQSLPIPTAFAACQGMLSGLSMGLAKELGARNVRVNLLTFGLLEGGLSRRLPETTRNAYLNYSAARRFGTAAEAARSIAWLALDNRYMSGKVAAFNGGI; encoded by the coding sequence ATGACGCGCACGGCTTTGGTGCTTGGGGGCAGCGGCTACGTCGGTAGCGAAGTGGTGCGCAGGTTGACGGCGCGAGACGTGCACACGCACTTCACGTTTCATGCGTCTGAGAAGCAGGCTGCCGAGCTGCAAGCGGCGACTTCAGCGCAAGCTCACCGCGTGGATCTGCGGCGCCCGGAAGCAATCCAAGCGCTGTTCGATGAGCTCGGAGCCCAGGGTGTCACGCCGGACGTGTTGATTCACTGTGCGGCGGTTCTCGACACGAGCGCCCCGGACGGGATCAGCAACGGCGACCTCGACGAAGCGTATGCGGTGATCTGCCGCTCAGCGTTGCTCGCGAGCCAGCTAGCGGCGCGCGGCATGAACGATGGTGGCGATATCGTGTTGGTCGGTGCGCTGGATCGCGCTCAGTCGCTTCCCATCCCGACTGCCTTTGCGGCCTGCCAAGGCATGCTGAGCGGTCTCTCCATGGGACTGGCCAAGGAGCTCGGAGCGCGCAACGTGCGAGTGAACTTGCTCACCTTCGGCTTACTCGAGGGAGGCCTTTCGAGGCGCCTCCCGGAAACGACACGCAACGCTTACCTCAACTACAGCGCCGCCAGGCGTTTCGGAACAGCAGCCGAAGCAGCTCGCTCCATCGCGTGGCTCGCGCTGGACAACCGCTACATGAGCGGCAAGGTGGCTGCGTTCAACGGCGGGATCTGA
- a CDS encoding YihY/virulence factor BrkB family protein → MEETLGSWSQAKPSDGRLKAGAKLVVRVINRAREHDVPMVAGSVAFFCVLALLPLSIAAISVYGLLFDRHDVVIQMQSLARVLPWRARQLLTVELLRIVDSSSLGAQLGFGLVFSLWSASSGTQALIEGLSLARGKRDTRSYLKLRGLAILMTLGMLVLGGLMLGWATLTPTVWASLGLNGSALRVGHVIQQLFLPIMVSAGLATVYRYAPDGYVRTWSNVIPAAIAGTLLWLAASVGLSLFLSHAGAFGRTYGALAGAIGLFLWFYLSAMAVLIGAQVEAEVNPRSLRRPTRPPAKPSKRALEEIDVELSPPRSPLRVPTREAELH, encoded by the coding sequence GTGGAAGAGACGTTGGGCAGCTGGAGCCAAGCGAAGCCAAGTGATGGTCGCCTCAAGGCAGGTGCCAAGCTCGTGGTGCGCGTCATCAATCGCGCTCGCGAACACGATGTGCCGATGGTCGCCGGGAGCGTTGCCTTCTTCTGCGTGCTGGCGCTGCTTCCGCTGTCCATCGCGGCGATCAGCGTGTACGGGCTGCTCTTCGATCGTCATGACGTGGTGATCCAGATGCAGAGCCTGGCGCGGGTGTTGCCGTGGCGCGCTCGCCAGCTCCTGACCGTGGAGCTGCTACGTATCGTCGACTCCTCGAGCCTCGGCGCACAACTCGGCTTTGGTCTGGTGTTCTCCCTCTGGAGCGCTTCCTCGGGGACTCAAGCGCTGATCGAGGGGTTGAGCTTGGCGAGGGGCAAGCGAGACACACGGAGCTACCTCAAGCTGCGTGGCTTGGCGATCTTGATGACGCTTGGCATGTTGGTGCTCGGTGGCCTGATGCTGGGCTGGGCCACTCTGACCCCCACGGTTTGGGCTAGCCTCGGCTTGAATGGCAGCGCGCTGCGCGTGGGTCATGTGATTCAGCAGTTGTTCCTGCCAATCATGGTCAGCGCGGGGCTTGCAACCGTCTACCGCTACGCCCCAGATGGCTACGTGCGCACCTGGAGCAACGTGATCCCCGCGGCAATCGCCGGGACGCTGCTTTGGCTTGCTGCTTCGGTTGGGTTGTCGCTGTTTCTCTCTCACGCGGGAGCCTTCGGTCGCACCTACGGCGCGCTAGCTGGGGCGATCGGCCTGTTCTTGTGGTTCTATCTCTCCGCGATGGCGGTATTGATCGGTGCGCAAGTGGAAGCCGAGGTGAACCCTCGTAGTTTGCGTCGGCCGACGCGCCCTCCGGCGAAACCGAGCAAGCGCGCGCTCGAAGAAATCGACGTCGAGCTCAGCCCCCCGCGCAGCCCCTTGCGGGTGCCAACGCGCGAGGCGGAGCTCCACTGA